The region CGTCCTGTACGTAGTCTTCCTTAGCCTCATACACCTCTGAAACCCTATCATATTAAGCAGACAACATAGAGACTTTACTATAATTAATTTGTAAATTGTCTTCTGATTCAATGTCGAAATTATCTTCGACCATTTTATCATCCGACTGAGGTGTATACATTGGTTCCTTGTGCTCAGGCCGAGGTGCATATTGGGGGAACTTCCTTCTCAGTATGAGGAGTGTACTCTGAGGCCTTATCCTCTGATTAAGGTGAATATTCAGGTGTTTTTACCTTCATCCTGGAGCCATCTTTGGCCCGTTGTACCACCCTCATAGATGACCTTTGGTTGTCCTCCCTTTTGTCTTTCTCGTTTGGTTTCTTCGAGTAAGGCTTCCTTTGAGCCTTTAAAATAGTTGTGGTGTGCTTCACCTCAGGGACTTCGTTCTTATTCCCCAAAGCCTTCCGTCCGACCTTCTTTTTCCTCTAACAATGCCTCCACTGAGTACACGTCACTAGGTTGTTTCTTTTGTAAGTTGGGGGAATGTGAGATTTTCTATTTGACATTTTCTGGTTGTTTTGATCTGGAACCCACACCTTAGGATCGATGTCCTTCCATTTGGGTGGGTTCTCCCCCTTCTAATTTAAGGGCTTTACCCACTTGTTCTTAGGCACATTCGTAGGTGGACGAAACTTCCTCTGATGAGGCTATCTGAACTGCCTCATATATTCCTCGTTCCTGCGAGGGTCACCTCTGTTGTTTGAGGCGAACCTTGCAATTTGGCTTCCTCCCCTGCCTCTTCTTAGATTGAACCTCATGGTATTCTCAAGTTTTTTCACTGCTTCTTCATCAAAAACAACACTACACTTTGGGCACAACATTGTCTTGGAGTCATTTAGCTTGCAACACTCCAAAAAATTAATCAATCCCTCTTCAGCATGAGGGTGCACAATATGAATGTTAGAGTCAGCAATAGAAGAGATTTGATAACCCTTGTCAACCTCCATGTTGAAGCCCTCAGTGGCTTCGACCATCAAGATCTCTACAGGCTCAACATAGTGAGCATCCTCGGTCTGCATTGGGTTGGAGTCTACCTTCATCATTGTCTTTGGCTTCTCGGCAAATTGGGGTCGGCCCTCTTTCAAAGCTTTCTGCACCAAATCCATGAAAATAACACATTGAGAAATCTTATGACCAAAAAATTATGGTACTTACAAAAATCTCTCTTTTTCCTTTGTTCTAATGGAGGAGTTTTTAGGCCTTGAGGCACTATGATCTGTCCATCTGTAATTAGCAAAACAAATATTTCATCGCATTTTGTTATGTCGAAAGTGTAAGTTTTAGCAACAAATTTGTTATTCTCGCTGAGCTCAGCAGGATTTTTCTCATTCGACGGCTTCAACAACTTGCATACATAGGGAGGTTCTGGCTTAAGTTCAACCACATTTACCTCGCTTTCTTCGACACATTCGTCACATACATATGATAAGTAATCGTATGCCTCTACATAAGTGACTTTCTCTTATGATATTTATTTGTCCTAGCTTTTTCAGCTTTCAAGCGTTTGACTTGGTGAACCCTATCTGCCAATTGTGCCATGTCCCTAAGATATTGAGTATATAacttcttcctaatggaataatccAGGCCACCCGCAGCCATTTTGACTAATTTGTGTTCAGGGACTTGTGTAAATCATCTTGCTTTAAGAAGTATGAACTCGTTCAGATAATCATTAATCGATTTAGGGACCTTTCGCCTAAAACTAGCCAACTCGTTCAGACTAATTTTTGACTGACCCATGTAAAACTGTTTATGGAACAACCTCTTCAACTGACTTCATGTTTGGACAAAGTGTGGAGGAAGTATGGTGAACCAGGTGAAGACATTCTTCATAAGAGAATTTGTAAAATACttcatttttaaattttcatTGTTCGCAATGTCATCGACCTTAGTTTGATACCTGTAGACATGTTCAATCGTCGACTCACTAGTATCGTCAGCGGACTTGCTGTTTGGGGACTTTCCAACCCTAGGCAACTCTGTTTGTCGAACATATTATGAAAAAAGGGAAATGAGGTTAGGCCTGTGGAGTCCCATATTAAGGCCGTTTTGGGCCAAGATCTGTTCAACCGCATTAGCTATATTGTTATGCCTAACAAAATTATTTTGCTGAACATTTTAAAGAACCTGCTAGATGTCCTGGTTCCTTTGAACCATTAGGGGTGTGGGATTGACCTGACCCAAGTATTCCACTTCTTCCTTATTTGGGTCTGGTTCACGTCAAAACCCTTGATTTTGGTCTACATTTGCCTGGACAATCCCATTTTAAGGGGTTTCTACCTGCCCTACATTTGATATCGAGGGAGTTGGTCAAGGTGGTATCTGGGGCATGCCAAAGAAATAAGTTATTCACCCCATTTGGTTTGCTAATAGTTCATAGGATTGGTTTGTGTTTGTAATTAACGGGTTGAAAATATTTCCCATTTGTTGGGTGAGAGTGTTTACTAACTCCATattactctcgtccatttgttgCCTCATAGCCATCATGGAAGTGGTATTTAACGATGGTGTTGTTTGAGGGATATAACATATCCCTCCCGGTCGAACCATATTATTGATGGTCGACGCCAAGGCGTTTTGTGGGTTATAAGACGACACAATTTCCATTGCATTATCACTAAAAGTATACATGTTAGTATGTAGGACATCCATACTAATTTTCAGAGAAAACTATGAATATCTATACAAGATGAAAATTTTAGCACAGGTCCGACTGGGTGTGCCAATTTTCTTATGCTAAAAATTAGTAAACAACCGCTAATCTCTTATTAAaggttacttgcaggatcaaccatGGAATCCTAGGACACAATGCTAAAGATTTTGGTTTATAGTTTTTCGTTGAAAAGGAATCGTTTTGACCGGGTCAAAAAAGTTATGAAGAAGGTTGTAGAGATGTAATTTCGACAATGATAAAGCAGAAATGTTATAATAAAATAAGAGTAAAAAGGCAATGTTATTAACATAAGAATGAAAGTAGCTGGGAAAGAATCATAAATTGGATTAAAAGACTTCGCATTAAAGTAAAAGTGGTTTTTCAAGGTTCATACATTCTCTCAGTGAAAACTCTTTTCTCTAGCGCCGATACTTCGAGTGTAAGTGAGATTTTGTAATGAAACAAACACATTGAATTTTACAAATGAAATCCCTATTTATACTAGCATGTAATAACTTCTTCCTAATGTCTACTTCTTCAGCTTTTGCCACGTAAGAACTCTGCATGCATTTTTCCATTACATTCCCTCCACGTGTCTTCAGGATAAAACAAATAAGTGGTTACTTGTATTTGAACAAAACATCTACGCGCCCAAAATAACCGCCTTTTCGACAGAATCGATGTCGTCAAAATGTCTCAAAAAAAATTCTAACAACTTAGTCTCGATTTCCTTTACTTGAGACTTCAATCTGTGTACATGTCACCAAAAGCCTATATGTCTCTAACTTTGACTTATGCTGAGGTTTTTTCCCTTGTCAAAAATCCTAGTGAACACATAGTTAATAATGTCTTGGTCAATTCCTCTTGTGGACATCACTTGACATGCACTACCTGTGTGATTTGCTACTCCATAAATCCCACATGCTGGGATAAGAGGGGCTACAATGTTAATGCTCATATTATCAAACTCTTGAAATAAGACATCTACCTTAGCATTTATATCGTTAAAAGCATTCATTTCGTATAAACCTTCTTAAGCTTTCTTATTAGAGGCACATTCGCTTCACCATTGGTAATGGTTTCATGCCATGTCCTTTATGAGTGCATAAGCATCTTCGATGTCCATATTCATTAATTCCCCGCCTGCATCATCACTTATAGTTATTCTACGataaaaacaccaaagaaatgtATGGGTTGCCAAAGAAAACATCAGACTCTTGAAACTCTGGTATGACCTCGGAACAATGATGTTCGTAAGAAATATTACGGTCTAACCGTAAGAAATATTACGTGAGTAGTTTTTATTACTCCCTAGCAGTAATTCTTGCTGCCCCAATCAAAAACTCAATTCTTTGTTGAGTAAAAATTATAGTCGTAATATTACACCTTAGTTATAATCTTCACTATcttaaaatattttcttcaagTTTTTAATTTTTCTTCTATACTTTGTGCTTTTGGTTCTGATGACTTTACATATGACTTGTATTTACCTAAATGCTAAATCCTAAAAGCGATTTTTTTCTAAAATACCAAATAAACAAGCCaatcaaaataaataatataaaaataaataaatacaacTATAAAAAATATACACGAAAATGAACATAAAACACGACTAAAAAACAAACTTATCAACCAGCTTTGTACAAAATGAAAACAtgaatattttaaattttaaaatttaagatTTTATAGGACTTAAATATGTTAATAAGTTTAATAAAGAAGTTATGCAGATACAAAGTATATGTAAGGAAATAGATAAGAACATTTTAAAATTTTAAGATAGGATAAGATAAGGTTATAAAAGAAATTATACATATGCaaagtatatataaagaaaaaatattaaaattttattattaatataaaAATATACTGATTTCATTTCACACAAAACGATTCTTTAATAATAAATTTGGTAATATATTTCAAAAATTCTATAAATAAACAAGTAAAAAAAATgtaaaacaattttaaaaacgCAATGGTATTTTTAACAACCAATAATAATAGAGACAAATATAGTAAATTCTAAGAAGTGCAAGGGCAACACAGTAACATCAACTTCAAATTATCCTCTTCTTCTcgttttttctcattttttctTTCTGCACTTTGCATTACCCATTTCACCAAATAACAGTTTCTCAAACTTTTTCAATTTTCAATATCCttaaaaaatgagaaaaaaataaataatctCAAATCACGTTTCATTTCAATTCTCAAATCGAATCGACAAATTAGGGTTAGGTTTTTCATTTTCTTCCCCAAATAAGAAACGCGTCGAAAAACGAGAACAAGAATCAATCCTTTATGATTCTTTCTTCAATCGGAAAGGTAAATTTGATCGGTGTGTTAAtctttttgttgttgttgttggtggtggCGGTTCAATCCTCTGCGGCGGCGTTAAACGGTAACACCATGAAGATTCACCCTGCTCCGAGAAAGCGCAACATCACAATCCAATTCGGAACTAACGGAAGCAACCCTGCGTCGGAGGCTCAGGCTTTGTTGGGAATATCCGGGAAGAAATTACGGCGTCTCCCACACGTTTTCAGCCGCGTATTGGAACTTCCGTTTCGATCGGATGCTGACGTGGCGATTGAAGAGGCGCCTGATTGTTTCCGGTTTGTGGTTGAGACGGAGGGTATCGGTGAGGTGAGGACTCACACGGTGGAGATCCATCCCGGCGTGACGAAGATTGTTGTTAGAGATGGTGAATCTTTGGAGTTGTCGCTTGATCAGTTAGAGCTTGATATGTGGAGGTTTCGTTTGCCGGATTCGACTCTGCCAGAGCTTGCGAGTGCGGTGTTTGTTGATGGGGAGTTGATTGTTACTGTGCCGAAGGGGCATGATCTGCAGAATGTTGAAGGTGGTGATAGTGATAGAGGTATGGGTGGTAGACTTGTGCTTGTACAGTGATTATGATTGTGATGATGataatgataatgatgatgatgatgatgatgatgatgatgatgatggtgaaAATTCTTTTGTTTAACACCTTTAAAATGTTACTTTAGTATATGTGGGTTAGATTTAaggttgttgctgttgttgggTGTAGCTGATTTCTTTTGTATGTGAATTTGATTGTTGCTTCAACATAAATGTTCTTTCTTCAATAATGTTCTACATTTATGGCAATGTCAATTTTCACAATTAGTTTTTTTTTCCTTGTTTTTCAAATTTCAGggtttattttctttttcattcaattTGTGCTTTTGGTCTATGATTATCAATTACTATTAGTATATATCTGCTTTATAGGAATTGGGTGCCTTTTTTGCATGATGcttttgaagtttgatgatgcTTTATATGAGTATTATGATATACTTTATCTATTAAAATCAAAGTGATTATGACATAACTTTTGGTGAATCTGAAATATATACTCAAGTTTAGAAAAATGTTATGATTTTATATTTGATGGAGGAAGGGATAAAGGTTTCAATATGATAATGTACATGGACATGTATAATTGATCCTGTCATGTGTGTGAAAAGGTTTCTAATCCTCCCCCTCACTCTACTCATGGATATTTGAGGACTTTGCACTTTCATGGGAAAGATGAGTGATATAATCTAAACTAtgttttttatttctttttctgTAAAGGCTTATGATCAGTTCTACTGCTTTTTCAATCTTCATAAAGTTTAGTTTTTTAAGTGCAAAATCAATTTAACTACTGCTGCTACTTTCTTTAGATTTGTTAAATTGGAATGTTAGCACCTTTTAGAAACTAGAATCACCATTCCTCAACAACTAATTAAGTTCAAAGTTTAAACTGATATTTTATCTAGATTGATATTTTCTAGGAATGAAAATGGGTCATTTGAAAGTATTTGAGCTAAAATTTACTGCCATTTTAATATTTACTAGGCTAGTCCCACATGCAAACAAAAAAGTACATGCATTTAAATGGCCTGGTTCATGTTTTGGATATCAATTTTTCTGTTGTCTTTATCAGTTTTTTTTCTGTCTTGATATTTATTAAGAGGAACCAGGTCAGATTCACCCATCTCTTGCTTAATGGAAACATGAAATAACTATATTGGTAGGCATAAAAAGTGTCTACTTAAACTCATTTAGTTCTGTTGATCCTTTATTTGACTATTTTAAAGAAACATGTTTGGAAATGATCCTCAAAAAAGCTTGGAATTATTTGAACAATGGCACAGTGACTATTATTTAACGATTACACTTTTACATCTCTATAGTTAGAGAAAGTATAAAGATTTTAAAGTAGTGCTTTTATACTTTTATCAGTAGTATTTTATATCATTTCCCCTTTTCTCATTTGAGTTCCATCTTATCCCTTGAGAGGCATATATGAAACAGTTTGAACTATGAAACTTCTAAATTCCACATGCTCTAAATCAAAGATGGAATAACTTGTGTCATCAACATACACAAATGATAATTTAGTAAATAATGATTTACAAACCATAAGTAATTACACCATTAATTTTTAGTAATATATTAGTTGGTATTCTATTTATTTTCCAAGTAGTTTTCTCTTCCTCTCCTTAATTTCATAGCCATAATTTTCATATTTGCATTATAAAACTTTCTAACAGCCAAGGTAGCACTTCGATCATTCCCAACTCATAGGTGTTCAACTATTTCTAAACACATACTACTACTACTAAGTACTTTTCTGTGGGTTACGAAATTTCAATCTGGAAGACCAATGATTTGTACAGGCAAAATAGGTAAATTCTTTTAATATTACCTGAGTGTATTTTTAAGGCAAAATTACACGTGATCGTTTCCAAATGCGAATCTGAACAATGAAGAGTTTGTGGACTCTAGTTCTCTTTTCGAAAGTAATGTGGAGAATATCTTAGGTTTATGTTGTGTATTTTTGTAAATGGAGTTAGAGCTTAAAGTGTTGCTGAAGTGTTGGTTAGTGTTTTCAATCATATTGAACACCAATTTAAATCGATTACTATTGACAGGTCTAGTGTGAAAAATCTTCTGTTCAACCAATCAATAACCAAAATTTTGGGCTTTAGTAAGCCAGTTTAGCGAGGAAGTTAGGAATCCGATTGGGACTTTGATAATTACAAGAAGCCATGATCATAGCGTGTGAATTTTAGATGAGAATTTCTTAATGCACCTTAGATAATCTTTAACCACCACACaaaattgtgaattttttaaATGTCTCTAGATTTTTGAGATGCATTTTCAAACACACTTATTTTTGAATAAATATTGAAATATTCCGAAGATATATCTTAGGAACCATTTTTAATGTTCAAAACATTTCACTAGAAGCCACTTACATTTGAATTGTTTCGGCGATACATCTCCATGAATATGTTGGAGATACATTTCCGTAGTGTATAAGAATAattgttttttattataagttgTGTATTTGTGTCCAGATGAAGTATAACACACGATAAAAAAAAATAGACGTACAAAATAATAAGAGACTAATACTTGATGTGAAAATAAAATAGTAATATATGTCGAAAATGTCATTCAGTCGAAATCCAAAATGTAGTAACAATGTCAGAAATAAAGTACAAACTATAGTACTACAACAAAATAATAACATACTACCATTGTGTGTGTCTAACAACCTCTCATCTACCTCCTTTGTCTGCTCTACCTCCTCGGACATCAATCCCCATGTCTTCCGAGGATGTCTCTGGTACAATAATGTCCATGTGCCTCTACCATAATGGCATCTAGGACACCAAATTCATCAAGGAAGATACTCCCGTCAATGTCTGCCCTCACAATCTCCACTATATGATGACACCTAGGTAAGAAATCATCAGTATGGTCTAGCTGAACTTGCTCCTCCTCTAGTATCTCCTGATGAGCTGATCTCGGTGAATCTCTTGGAGCAGCATGCATCATGTACGGatgtgacaccctgaagaacCATCTTATGTACCTCTCGATGTAGCTTCAATCACTCGGGGTTATGGTAGCTTATGTCTCCTTTGGTATCAGATGACTCTCACAACCATCAAATATCTCATCTATATGTATGCGTGTCAAGGCAGGAGGAGCAGAGGCAACAGGGTGTCTGGGGATGGTTTGGGTGTACCCGAACTGTCACATGACGCGCTCGGGCAGATGAGGAGCAGTGAGACGCGATTCATAAGCCAACCATCCGGAGTATAACACTATCTCGTGAAATGGTCGCGTCTGGCGGTGATCCACGTGTTGTTGAAGGGCATGTCCTTAACAACCAAACAATCAAGATAGACTATAAAAGGCTCAACCACTCGGTTCCTTCTAATTGGGATAAAAGCACAAACACGCGACATAACCTCAGTGTACTCAAACACACTCGCCCAACCAACGATGTGCAGGAAGTGCTTGAAGATCCAAGCATGAAATAAAAAAGTTTGGAACACAGGAATCGTCGGCAATGGCTTTGCAAAatatgaaatgaaaatgaaaaaaaacatTCAAAGATTTAGAATTATTACCATTAGTAGTGTCACGTTGCTTATGATTTGCTTCGTCTTCCACAAACAATCTTCTTTCAACTTTGAATACAGGTAGACCAAGCAAGTCGCCCCCCAATTATACTCATGGATTTGAGTGAGATCCACAAAGTACCGTAGGTAGGCGACATCAGTATAAGTGGCACTCTTATCCATAAAAATCAAAGTGCCAACCATAAATGACAGGTATGCTCTCAATGCATGCGATGTTTGGACCGCCACCTTCTCAGTatcatcatcatcctcttccacTCTCTAGATCTCAACCGTATAAATGTTCCTCAGGAACTCAAATCTAGCATGAGCATCCCTGGTCATATCCACCTCTTCCACCACCTTCTCTATATCCTCCCCCAGAAACTCCACCATCATCTCGACTGCCTCGTCTTTGGTgtgtaagtttaaggagtgccttagggggggggggggggggggggggggggaggggtgaatgaggcacttagacgaTTTTCCGGACTTTTTACGGTTTATTGAtttttactttcttgagatgcttatgtgatgaaaagcggtaaagtgcggaaagtaaagaacaccatGATGTATAGTGGTTTCCCTCAtagatcgagagtactccactcccctttcaacacgaaagagaattcactataatgttaaattcctagacaagacaccttaaggcctttctatctaattctaacGCACCAAGAACAgtcctcttggatttacaatgtttaaagtccaatcgagactcaaattctcacaaaaggacctcttgcatccacacaccggatagcaaggataaaaccttacaaacttattcttaacaatcctaaaaataagttgtaatcaagagatacaattctgaatttttgtagaagatgaaatagttgaaaatttgaagtatatcaatttatcaattgatcttctcctttctaacacttaattctcacaataattatacaagtgttctttgtatggaatgaaactatgatgcttaaaaagaaggtttatgcaaggtttcactcttaagaaaatttggaagaacacttaaaaaatgtttgaaagaatatgagtaattgatttgaaatttttgcaaggaggtaaatttgaaatctgaaaaaatgatgtatatatgttgtctaaacacctcctcaaatggatgcaattacccaaaggatgccatggttcgtggtaaagaaaatagaaaagtttccatgaagagatgcaCTAATTTTTGCCTCTAgttcagtggtaatcgattaccttaatatgggtaatcggttacttgcctctaacgtgcaaaaatatttgaatttttcatagagtaatcgattaccttaaaatggataatcgattacttcatcccagatttgaaaaatagcttaaaaaataaaatggtatgatttctttgatgcataaaattacttccaatgattatggcatgaatgagacatgttttgaacacttgtataatcatctagaggtcaagtgttatacctattcatttgaaatacgaatcttcatgagtttcatcgagacttgatcatttagttgaaaacttccttcatgagcttgaatcttgatcaatcctttttgttaatcaatcttagacttgtagagaagtttgtcgtcatcaaaacatctgagaagtcatgtcttcacaatctccccctttttgatgatgacaaccccAAAAAAATGAAAGTTCGATCCAAGCATGTTTCTCTAGCAAATGCTCCCCCTTAATTTATGATTTAAGGAGTCTTTTGAAATCTGCATTTTGTTAGAGAGAAACAGAAAATAAAGAAATAACACAATAACAatctcttctccccctttgtcattaacaaaaaggGTGAAATAAGTAACAATATGCAAACAACATACACCAAGCACCACATAACACAAGAATGAAACAAAAGATAATACAAACATAATATAAACcaaacttaggcaaaaaaaaaaacaagaaaaaacaCTTAAGATCAAAAGTACTCTTTATGACAAAAATTCACGTGtgttaaaaaaatttaaaaaaagtTCTAGAAGAAAtagtggtaatcgattactctaAAAAGGGGAATCGGTTACATAGATGAAAAACACGCGAGGAAGGCAAAAACAGgcagggtaatcgattacccaatttggagtaatcgattactctaagaaaaaagtgaaaaaacAGTAGCTTTGCACAACCCAAAATATgaaggattttcaaaaaatttaagtttgacAAGGTAATATACATACTAATGCAATTTTGAGTGatttttttttttatcaaaaaattAAATTTACCTAATATAAAATCAACAAAAGGCAAAAATTTCATATACACATTTTAAAGAGAAATTTCACaaataaaaaattttaaaaaCTTGTGTACCTTGGCCTCATTATAATGTATAGTGAATAATTATGGAAGATTTATATATCACCTTCATCCAAAATGCCAAGTTCTCTTCGAATCTTATAAAATGGTTCTTTTGCgagtggttttgtgaaaatgtccgctagttgattatgagtatcgacaaaggtaacttcgacatcgcctttaagcacatgatcacgaaggaaatggtGTCGAATGTCTATGTGTTTGGTCCTTGAGTGCATGACAGGATTCTTTGTAATATTaatcgcacttgtgttgtcacatcggagtggtatgcatccaagatcgattccatagtcacttaattgttgctttagccaaagattctgtgcacaacaactacccgctgctatgtattctgcttcaaCCGTACTAAGAGCAACACACGCTTGTTTCTTACATGACCATGAGACTAATGCATTACCAAGGATGTGACATgttccactagtactttttctatctgttttacaacctgcataatccgcatcagaataaccaattaacttacaaacactacctttaggataccataagccaacgttggttgttcctttgagatacttcatgattcttttgactgccgtgagatgtgactcctttggatttgcttggaagcgagcacataaacaCACGCTAAACGTTATGTCAGGACGGTTTgccgtcaaatataataaagaaccaatcgtacctcgatacttcgtaatatcaattgacacacccgattcgtcttgatca is a window of Lathyrus oleraceus cultivar Zhongwan6 chromosome 6, CAAS_Psat_ZW6_1.0, whole genome shotgun sequence DNA encoding:
- the LOC127092555 gene encoding uncharacterized protein LOC127092555, coding for MILSSIGKVNLIGVLIFLLLLLVVAVQSSAAALNGNTMKIHPAPRKRNITIQFGTNGSNPASEAQALLGISGKKLRRLPHVFSRVLELPFRSDADVAIEEAPDCFRFVVETEGIGEVRTHTVEIHPGVTKIVVRDGESLELSLDQLELDMWRFRLPDSTLPELASAVFVDGELIVTVPKGHDLQNVEGGDSDRGMGGRLVLVQ